A window of Blastocatellia bacterium genomic DNA:
GGCTTCGGCAGAGGGGTGAGCGTGCCGCTCTCATCCCGGTTGAACTGCATGAAGACGAGATTCCAGATCTCGATGATGTAATCCCCTTCGCCGTTGACGTACTCAGCCCGGTTGAAGGACTCGTCCGGTCCGATGAAGAAGTGAATCTCGCTGCACGGGCCGCAGGGACCCGTATCGCCCATCGCCCAGAAGTTTTCCTCCTTGCCAAAGCGCAGGATGCGATCGGACGGAGCCCCCACTTTCTTCCAGAGGGCGAACGCTTCATCATCGTCCTGATAAACGGTGAACCACAGCCGATCCAGCGGCAAGCCCCACTCGCGCACCAGCAAATCCCAGGCGAACCAGATCGCCTCTTCCTTGAAATAGTCGCCAAAGCTGAAGTTGCCGAGCATTTCAAAGAATGTGTGGTGGCGAGCCGTCTTCCCCACCTGTTCGAGGTCGTTATGCTTGCCCCCGGCGCGAACGCACTTCTGGGCTGTTGTGGCCCGCTTATAGTCTCGCTGCTCCAGCCCGAGGAAGACGTTCTTGAACTGGTTCATGCCGGCATTGGCAAAAAGCAGTGTGGGATCGCCCGGCAGCACCAGCGGCGAACTCTTCACGATGCGATGGCCCTGCCGTTCAAAATACCGCAGGAAGGCCTCACGAATCTCATGTCCACTTGCTTTCCACATAGTCATGAAGACCATCAAAGATACCGGATGACGCGAGGCCCTGACAAGATGCCGAAAGGCCGCACGATGACCCGGCAGGCCGTTGCCCCGAAACGGGAAGCGTCACGGGGCGAGCATTCCGCCACAAAAGCGATAATGTCGGTCGGATGTCCCCGTCTCTGCAATGATGCGCCGTCGGGATGGCCCCGCCCACATTTTTGGAGAAGCGGGAGCCGTTATCGTGCAAGGGGGCGAAGTTCCTCCCCTGTCCCACATTTGAAAAAGCGGGAGGCTGCCGCCCGGAATCTCCGACACTTCTCCCCGCGACGGACCCGTCCTATGAGTCCGATCTCTCCGGGGTGATTCCGCCGGTTCTCAAAGGCTCGCGGCTGAAAACAGACCGGGGCGACTCTCGACAGCTTCTCGCGTTTTAGAGGCGGGCGGTTTACGTCGGCGGGTTTACTCTTGGTCTTCTCTCATTTGCTCCAGGCGTTCGCGGAATTCCAGAGCCTTGCGGGTGATGGCGCGCGGGCGCGGGCCATCAGCCGGTTCAACAAAGCCGTCGCGTTCCATCATGTCAATGATTGACGCGGCGCGTCCGTAGCCGATGCGCAGTCGTCGTTGCAGAACCGATGTCGAAGCCCGCCCCATCTGAATGACGATCCTCAAGGCGTCTTCATACAGCTCATCGTATTTTTGTCCGCCACCGCTTTGAGCCGCTTCGTATTCCTTCTCCGACATGAGGACGGTCTCATCGTATTCGGGCTGGGCCTGGGATTTGAGGAACTCGACGATGCGCTTGATCTCTTTCTCCTCAATGAACCCGCCGTGAACGCGCACGAGTCGGGCTGATCCCGGCGGGAGGAAGAGCATATCGCCTTTGCCCAGCAGGGCCTCGGCTCCATTGACATCAATGATCGTCCGCGAATCAACCTTGGACGAGACGCGAAACGCGATCCGGCAGGGGAAATTGGCCTTGATCAGCCCGGTGATGACGTCAACCGACGGTCGTTGCGTCGTCAGGACGAGATGAATCCCCACGGCGCGGGCCATCTGCGCCAGCCGGGTGATGGCCGTCTCCACCTCGGATGAAGCGACCATCATGAGATCGGCCAGCTCGTCAATCACGATGACGATGTAGGGAAGAGGCCGGACGGGTTCTCCACTTTCCAGCGTCAGACTTCGGTCCGCTCCTTCGCGCACTTCGCGGTTGAATTGCTCGATGTTCCTCACGCCGAAGCTGGCCAGCAACTTGTAGCGGTTCTCCATCTCGGCCACCGCCCACTTGAGCGCATAGGAGGCGCGTTTGGGATCAGTCACAATCGGAGCCAGCAGATAGGGGATGTCCTCATAAAGGCCCAGCTCCAGTCGCTTCGGATCAATGAGGATGAATTTGACCTCCGAGGGCGTCGCTTTGTAGAGGATCGAGGTGATGATGCAGTTGACGGTCATGGACTTGCCCGAGCCGGTCGCTCCGGCGATGAGCAGGTGAGGCATCTTCGCCAGATCGGTGATGTAGACGTTGCCATCAATCGTCTTGCCCAGTGCGATCGTCAGCCGCGAGCGCGATTCCTGGAACTTCCGCGATTCGATCAGCTCACGAAGATAGATCAGTTCGCGATGTTTATTGGGAACTTCGATGCCGACCGTTGACTTGCCGGGGATGCGATCAATGCGAATGGATTCGGCTTCCAGAGCCAGGCAGAGATCATCCACCAGGCTGGTGATGCGGCTGTACTTGATCCCCGGATCGGGTTTGAACTCAAAGGTCGTCACGACCGGTCCGGGACTGATCTGATGCACATGACCGGTGACGGCGAATTCCTTGCATTTCTCCGCCAGGATGATGGCGCGCTGCATGAGTTCTTCCCGCGCCTGTTCACGGGGTGGCGGAGGTTCGGTCAGCATGTCGGGCGAAGGAAGAATGAAATTCTCACTCGCGCGGTGCGCGGGCCGTCGCTCGACTTTGGCTTTCTCCACCGGTTTGACCGTTTTGACCGACGCCGTCGAGAGCATCTCCGCCACCTCGTCTTCCGCCGGTGAAGAGCGGAGGGTGGCAGTCGGTCGAGAGGACAGCGGTTTGCCCACGGTGAGGGGTCCGGCGCTGCTTTCGATCACGTCCTCGATGTCCACCGGCAGAGGAGCCACCCGTGACCGACCGACGGCGTCCTCCAGTTCGAGATCGGGCG
This region includes:
- a CDS encoding DNA translocase FtsK; amino-acid sequence: MSVGTSTVAHSSRSRLDEVLGILCLFFSLVLALSLVSYDPGDPSWNTATSKTSASNWIGIIGAHLADLLLQTLGLVAFALPVILLVVGWSALRSRSLRASLLKVIGWLGLMTATSGLLTLLSVNERLWWRSVRPGGFFGLIVTESLTSALNVVGTALTLGTIFLLALMVVGNISFVGATEGLAQRIAHLRERGRLRREVLSVSEESAEEEPLLNLLTGKKPPKVPEPKIAGGEETRPMRTAQSTATSEPEETSKAPALVGASAVDSRAAETLATTDKSRRAPTRSGAPDLELEDAVGRSRVAPLPVDIEDVIESSAGPLTVGKPLSSRPTATLRSSPAEDEVAEMLSTASVKTVKPVEKAKVERRPAHRASENFILPSPDMLTEPPPPREQAREELMQRAIILAEKCKEFAVTGHVHQISPGPVVTTFEFKPDPGIKYSRITSLVDDLCLALEAESIRIDRIPGKSTVGIEVPNKHRELIYLRELIESRKFQESRSRLTIALGKTIDGNVYITDLAKMPHLLIAGATGSGKSMTVNCIITSILYKATPSEVKFILIDPKRLELGLYEDIPYLLAPIVTDPKRASYALKWAVAEMENRYKLLASFGVRNIEQFNREVREGADRSLTLESGEPVRPLPYIVIVIDELADLMMVASSEVETAITRLAQMARAVGIHLVLTTQRPSVDVITGLIKANFPCRIAFRVSSKVDSRTIIDVNGAEALLGKGDMLFLPPGSARLVRVHGGFIEEKEIKRIVEFLKSQAQPEYDETVLMSEKEYEAAQSGGGQKYDELYEDALRIVIQMGRASTSVLQRRLRIGYGRAASIIDMMERDGFVEPADGPRPRAITRKALEFRERLEQMREDQE